Proteins co-encoded in one Pseudophryne corroboree isolate aPseCor3 chromosome 1, aPseCor3.hap2, whole genome shotgun sequence genomic window:
- the LOC134994261 gene encoding paraneoplastic antigen Ma1 homolog — protein sequence MNQYTSSEAFDWCTRKGVTPERSFVLCGDLTDITDGTIMTEMLFLFGIKQPKISDKQFRENGELCAVLITTSQDLESELLPKVVAVRSNPERRWKIIWPEKEGSERAAEPLIVGDMSFPARRDPSAAVGEGSQSQGIEEKLGNQLEVIADKVVHQLERWHYEGSYRRLRIFSGMLPVPTGEEPYEAWREAAIQQSEEWHCPDHIKKQRIVESLQGPAMGIIQATRKSNPEATVADYFQALECTYGTLEDVGDLVARFNHTYQETGEKLSQYVYRLDKIIHKIIDKGGLSPAEVNSSRLKQVIRGALTTDPVAQRLRCTALLLGSPTLNDLIKEITQEEALIANREKTHAKAVKVVVPSPETQGSRDDKLLTLVEEQNKKIDQLILALNQRMAPSNVASRNSIRGINNGRGNFRRGGDFTSRGCFRCGQLEHRAVNCPLGWGTSEVGTNGQLDNASIQGNDSGRLAGPSPSPRN from the coding sequence ATGAATCAATATACAAGTAGTGAAGCATTTGATTGGTGCACAAGGAAGGGAGTGACTCCCGAAAGGAGTTTTGTATTGTGTGGGGATCTCACAGACATCACAGACGGAACAATTATGACAGAGATGTTATTCCTTTTTGGGATAAAACAACCAAAGATTTCAGATAAGCAATTCAGGGAAAACGGAGAGTTGTGTGCTGTATTAATAACTACTAGTCAAGACCTAGAGTCTGAGTTGTTACCTAAGGTGGTAGCTGTGAGATCGAACCCTGAACGCAGATGGAAAATTATATGGCCTGAAAAGGAAGGCAGTGAAAGAGCTGCTGAACCATTAATTGTGGGTGACATGTCTTTTCCGGCTAGACGAGATCCCTCTGCAGCTGTGGGAGAAGGTAGTCAATCACAGGGTATTGAGGAAAAGTTAGGGAATCAGTTAGAAGTTATAGCTgataaagtagtacatcaattAGAAAGATGGCATTATGAGGGTAGTTATAGGCGATTGAGGATTTTCTCAGGAATGCTTCCTGTACCTACTGGCGAGGAACCgtatgaggcctggagggaggcagCTATACAGCAGTCTGAGGAGTGGCATTGCCCTGATCATATAAAGAAGCAAAGGATTGTAGAAAGTTTACAGGGACCCGCTATGGGAATCATTCAGGCCACTAGGAAAAGTAATCCTGAGGCCACTGTGGCTGATTACTTCCAGGCCTTAGAATGCACCTATGGGACATTGGAAGATGTAGGTGATTTGGTTGCTAGATTCAACCATACTTATCAAGAGACAGGGGAGAAGTTGTCACAGTATGTGTATAGATTGGATAAAATAATCCATAAAATTATAGATAAAGGAGGATTATCTCCTGCTGAGGTTAATAGCAGTAGGTTGAAACAAGTAATTCGAGGAGCTTTAACAACTGACCCTGTGGCTCAGCGTTTACGGTGTACCGCTCTATTATTAGGAAGCCCCAcccttaatgatttaattaaggAGATTACCCAGGAGGAAGCTTTAATCGCCAATAGGGAAAAAACCCATGCCAAAGCCGTAAAAGTAGTAGTACCCTCCCCTGAGACTCAAGGATCAAGGGATGACAAGTTACTTACTTTGgtagaggaacaaaataaaaaaattgaccAGCTTATTCTGGCTCTAAATCAAAGGATGGCACCTTCCAATGTAGCTTCCCGTAATTCTATTAGGGGAATTAACAACGGTAGGGGAAATTTTAGAAGAGGTGGAGATTTTACATCAAGAGGGTGTTTCCGATGTGGACAGCTAGAGCATAGGGCCGTGAACTGTCCCTTAGGATGGGGTACTTCTGAAGTGGGAACTAATGGTCAGTTAGATAATGCTTCCATTCAGGGAAACGACAGTGGGAGGCTGGCGGGCCCCTCGCCGTCTCCCAGAAATTAG